The Cinclus cinclus chromosome Z, bCinCin1.1, whole genome shotgun sequence genome contains the following window.
aagcactGAGTCCTCCACAAGACAGTATTCCTTTTGtgcatcttcatttttttcctacattgGTACTTGCCGTCTTTGTTTAACTCCAGACACAGGCAATGTGCATGTTTCACTTCAGTGAGAGTGTTGCAGTACAATTCTGAAGACTGTCACTATAGCAAAGTTCTATCTGTTTTTACGtttctcttttttggttttggcatTCACAGGTCCATTTACAGTTGGTGTTGTTGTAGCTCTTGCATGTCCTGTGGCTTTCAGGTGTTCAAACAATTTATTTCGTGATGGAAACACACAATTGCAGGTTACACAGTGGATGGGAACTTCATTctacaatgagaaaaaaaaaactctgaaCACTTCACATTCATACTGAATATGTCGGCATTGCAATACACCAATTTCTTGCACCCAGTTTCCCCTTGGCAATGAAGCAGGAATAAGCTGTTTGTTTCTATCATCAATATTCCATTATTCATTCACAACtaaacacatattttaaaaaataatcacaaataTACCTTTGTGAAATTTCAAAGCGTTTTAAGTAAAACCAAGAATGGAAGCCTTGCAAATCTAATTCAAAGTAAAGAATAGTTTTGATCTCACCTGACCATAGAGGCAGTACTTTGGGCTCTGAGATGCAGTGAATTTAATATGTCTTAGCTGTAGTTACTACGAAGTTTCACTCTCCAGCAAGCATCAATATTGAGAAAGATGCAAATAGTACTGCCTGTCACCTGCGGGTGACaacagctctgtccccagttGTTTAATTAATCTGAACTGCCTTGCACACAGAACTTTACCAACTCTCCTAGAAATGAAGCTTAGTCCTGCATTTCTCTGTGAGGACAtggccttccagtgccttaAGGGGGCTTAAATAAAGGAGGGAGAGTGACTTTTTACAcaggcagtgacaggacaatggGAAATCGTCTTAAACTGACAGAGTGTGGATCTAATTacacattaggaagaaattctttactgtaagGGTGATAAGGCATTggcccagggaagttgtggatgcctcatccctgggaagtgtccaaggccaggctagaTGGGTCTGTGCACAATGTGGTCTACTGGAACTAGctgacctttaaggtcccttccaacctatGATTCTATTTTAAATAGCATAGGTAATTTGACATACCATTGTCGAGCTTTCTGAAGATGCCTTAGCAGACTTTTTCGCTTCCTtagcttttttccctttaggCTTAGTGCTGCTAATAGACAAAGCAAGATCAGTGCACAGGAACATTCAACGTTTACAAGCTTCTgatgtttttcagttttcaatgtctctgctgctttttcctgttCTTGCTTCACACAACAAAATATAAGtgtatccagaaaaaaaattaatttatacaaTCGTTTATCTCAAAAGGTTGAATCTGCTCCTGGGAAGTGATACGGCAGCAATCTGCAGTCAAATACCACTTTCAGAGAAGTTCATACATTCTTTGTTCAGTATCGTATTTATTCAAACCAGTTTTGGTGAGCAGCTCCCCAGAATCCACATTTGAGAGTAAATCTATCCTTCCTTGACAGTATCAAACATGACACAAAATGACACAGTGACTGCAATGCTGCAACCCAACACACCTTTTTGcttcactttttatttcattctcttGGCTGACATCATCTGTAATGCCTGTGTCCTCTGACACAGCACATCTTTGGCCATCATTTACCAACTCCTCTGTTGAGCCACAGTCCATCTCCATGCTGGGCACTTCCTTTTGTTCAACTGTTTCTTCATCAGCACTTTGATCAAAAGAGTCCTCATAACTCTGTCCAAACAGAAGAAATCCAAGTTAAATACTTTCAGTTCATTAGTGACTACGTTTATAGTATTATACTCATTTACCTCAAATATGGGTGGGTTGGGAGGAGAGAAAGCCATGGACCCTCTCAATTTTACTGTGTGTTTTCAGTGAGACTGTAACATGTAAAACCTTAGTGCTCCTGTTTTGAAAGATGAGGCCACCTGTGGTGAAGGGAAGAAACACCAATAAAACAGCCTCAAACTACACAAGAGGAGAATGAAGGTAGCTTTTAACTACACACAGGGTTCATCCTGTTCTGACTACTACTTATTTCACAGATAGTGGCTTGGCTTATAACTTTGCAAAAGATTAATTATTTAGACTAAATTTTTCTGTGCCAGACAAGTGCATTTAGGACACTCGAGACAAAATAACTGAGCTGACTGAAATTACGTAGACATATGTTAATTTCCTTCCTGAGCAGATACTGGCAGCCTTTTCCATGTGTAGAGTAGACTCAATATATGTAGTTTGGCAAAATATCAACTCCCTGTCTGAAGCAGAATAGCAAAGCTCCCAAAAGCACAATAACAAATTTGACCTAACACCACACTAATGTAACTCTTACCAACTCTAGTGCACAGTCTCGACTACCTGAAAAAAATTTCGCTAATCGTAactttaggaaaagaaaataaaacccacagaGATTCCCTGTACTCCACAATGCTTGGCAGAGGATGGAGGTCAGGATTTCTCAGCACAAGATTCCATCTTGTGTAATGCAACAGTGCCACCTACAGTGTCCAGGCAAACTGGTGGAACAGAGCCACGGTGACTATGTGCCACCTCTGCAGTGAGAACAGACCTGGTCTCaaacagaggaggaaagaaTTAACTGAAGCCTCATGACCTGCACAGAAACATAAAGGTCAAGCCAATACTTGGACTGTGCAACAAGATCAGCCAGTGTGAAGCCAGGAAACTTCAGCTGCTTGAAAGTCTCAGAAAAGCTTCTTAAGAGCAAGAGATAATGGTAGAGTGGGAGAGGTTAAAAAAGGTGAACAGAGAATAGGAAATTAGAGGGGAAAGCATAGAACAGGCAGGAGCTGGTACAGACAGCTCACTGGAACAAGGCTAGGACTGAGGAGTAAGTACTTGCAAAGGATAAAGTGTGAGGAAAGCAGATAGAGGAGTGTGCTTTGACACTCCAGCCACTCAAGCCTGAAACAACTTGCACTTGGTGAATTCCACCTGTTGCTGTCAGCACAGACCTGTgacagcacacacacacccagATCCTGGAGTACAACAGATGGGTGTTACTTTTGTTTGTAATCCAAGAGAAGGGTGGAATGGATGTGTTCATTCCAACAGCTGCAGTGCCAGAGGAAACCAATACTGTGGCAGTCTTTTTGACCTCCTCTAAAtcagagattaaaaaacaaTGCATTATACCAATTCCTGCAACTAAAGCCAGAAGTGACCAACAAACTGAGCTCTTAATGCACCAAGGCCACTACTGGTCTTCCTGAGTAATTCTTTGCATTCTCCCTATCTGTCTGTTTCCATCTGTTTTTCTCACAATTCAGACTACAGCCTTTTTAGAGTCATCTTCTAACAGAATGAAGTGAGGCCTATGATGTTATTGTAAGAACTATATATGATTTATTATACATAAATCAAATAAAGATTATTCTGGTGgcaaagaagaattaaaaacatttttaaatggtCTCCAAATTCTGTGGAATTTCAAGTTCTCCTATTTTGcaggacagaaaaatattttgtcaggaGATAACAAAACTGGTTTGTAAAGGTCCCACAGTATCATTATGACTACATACCTTCATcgttttctgtttcttcctttgtttctttGAGAGTCtgtaaagataatttttaaattacttctttttacataaaaccccccaaaactaGTAGGATTTCTAAAAGGTATCAAGCTATACTTTTCCTTTATCCTCTTAACATATTAGATAGACACAAAAAGAAAGTTATTCAtgccagaaattaaaacaacagGTCCCCCTAACTACTCACTGCATTTAGTAACATATATATTCCTTCCAGACTGCACCCAAAGATACTAGTGAGATAGTTAGGATATGgctgtttaaaaaatgaagttgtGTAACAATTCTGATTTTGAGCACACTCATTTTCCACTTATGCCAGCAATCAACTGACAGTTAAGTACCAAATCAATAAGCACTGGCTCTGTGGAAGTCCCTCTTGCTTGAAAAAATATCAAACCCTTATTTTCCTTAACATATAACttcaagcagcagagaaaacatAAGTCCATCATTCTACAGCACTCAAAGGCAGTCATGCAAATGCATGTGTTTTACTGGAACTCTGATGctaaaaagtatttcaaattGCACGATACTGAGAGCAAATGCAGTGGTACATAATCAGGAGCTCCCTTTGAAGGCCACTAAGACTTAGTAAATCATGAGTcatgataaaattaaaaacaatttgaaGTACTTCTGTTTGGGTACgtcttctgtttcttcctcctctttggTCTGTATTTCATCTGCATCATCCGAAGACACAGGaaatttcccttcctcctcttccaatTGCTGTCGTAACAGTGATACCATCTCTCGatgtttctttgatttttcGTGATTCTTCATGCTGTGAAGACCAGATTGTAACTGCTGGTTGCTCTGAGCAAACATTGTTATACTTACATGTAAGTCAGTAACAGGCCCATTATCCAGCACTACTAAGCATGGAAATTTCTGCATTGACAATGTCTTTACTGGAAAGACAACACTGACCATTATGTGAAGTTAAAAATTCTTTAAGATGAagttttaaattacttaaaacCCAGTATCTccaccccccaaatcccaaaccacaaATACTTACGCTTTCtcagttttcaaaaatttttcACAAGCAGGGCAGTACAGACCATCAACAAATTCAGCTTCTTCAGTTTCGTCATTCAGTTTGTCTGAAGAGATCAGAGGGGATCACAGAAGCAAAATCAGATAAGCAATTTTTGATCAAACTGCTTTTTAAGCCCCAGAAAATAGTCACAGCACTGACATTCAACTTCACCAGTGCTACTGACACACAGCTCAAGATCACCTCACCAAATCAGACATTAGTATAAATTAACAGCTGCAGCTTGTTCAAAGGAAAACACCAGAGAGGGACAAACTCTAGTACAGCACTCTCAGAGGGAAGCAGTGAGTTCATTTCACAGTAAGAACAGTGAATCTGAGGCTGTAAGTGAGCCACACACATGCTGCAGTGCCTCAGTATAGATCACCATACCTTCAATGCCTTTTGTCTCCTGTTCTAATTCATCTTCACCACCTGATCCATCTCCAAATTCCTTTTCATATTGTGCTTCCATCTCTTGCAGCTCTCTCTCCAGATCTGACATAGTTatccagctctgctctttgtACTGCTCAGCAAGCCTGCAAGCAGAATACGGTTGTGTCCCAGAGACAGGAACTACAGGAACAGTTACTTCTACTTAAAGATAACTGTTCTTGGGCATCTCAGGAGGAAAGTTCTCCATCTATTATGAAGGAGCAAGTAATTTGAAATCTGAGCAATCTGAGTTAATTTGTGGTATTATTGGGCACCTCTACACTGCAAGCAGAGATACTAATGTAGGTAGGTCCTCACTGAATTTCAGGCAGAACATGCTGTGCAGCATGGTCAGTTATCAAGCTAACAGCAAGGAAGCCAGTCCAATCCTACTCTACGGTCTAAACTCACAAAAAATACAGGACAACAAAATCCACAAGCATATTACTCCTTGACTGTGCACTATGGGAACAGTGCAGCTCAgtttttccaacctaagtgTGCCCCAAGTTATCAAATACAGCATCACAGGACA
Protein-coding sequences here:
- the DNAJC21 gene encoding dnaJ homolog subfamily C member 21 isoform X1, with the protein product MKCHYEVLGVKRDAAEEELKRAYRRLALRWHPDKNLENAEEAAEQFKLIQAAYDVLSDPQERAWYDNHREALLKGGVDGDYQDDSLDLLHYFTVSCYSGYGDDEKGFFTVYRQVFEKIAKEELEYVTQEDIEEFPMFGYSHSDYDTVVHPFYAYWQSFCTQKKFSWKEEYDTRQASNRWEKRAMEKENKKMREKARKERNELIRQLVAFIRKRDRRVQAHRKLLEEQNAEKTRKAEEFRRQQKLKQAKLAEQYKEQSWITMSDLERELQEMEAQYEKEFGDGSGGEDELEQETKGIEDKLNDETEEAEFVDGLYCPACEKFLKTEKAMKNHEKSKKHREMVSLLRQQLEEEEGKFPVSSDDADEIQTKEEEETEDVPKQKLSKKQRKKQKTMKSYEDSFDQSADEETVEQKEVPSMEMDCGSTEELVNDGQRCAVSEDTGITDDVSQENEIKSEAKSSTKPKGKKAKEAKKSAKASSESSTMNEVPIHCVTCNCVFPSRNKLFEHLKATGHARATTTPTVNGPVNAKTKKEKRKNR
- the DNAJC21 gene encoding dnaJ homolog subfamily C member 21 isoform X2, which translates into the protein MKCHYEVLGVKRDAAEEELKRAYRRLALRWHPDKNLENAEEAAEQFKLIQAAYDVLSDPQERAWYDNHREALLKGGVDGDYQDDSLDLLHYFTVSCYSGYGDDEKGFFTVYRQVFEKIAKEELEYVTQEDIEEFPMFGYSHSDYDTVVHPFYAYWQSFCTQKKFSWKEEYDTRQASNRWEKRAMEKENKKMREKARKERNELIRQLVAFIRKRDRRVQAHRKLLEEQNAEKTRKAEEFRRQQKLKQAKLAEQYKEQSWITMSDLERELQEMEAQYEKEFGDGSGGEDELEQETKGIEDKLNDETEEAEFVDGLYCPACEKFLKTEKAMKNHEKSKKHREMVSLLRQQLEEEEGKFPVSSDDADEIQTKEEEETEDVPKQKLSKKQRKKQKTMKSYEDSFDQSADEETVEQKEVPSMEMDCGSTEELVNDGQRCAVSEDTGITDDVSQENEIKSEAKSTKPKGKKAKEAKKSAKASSESSTMNEVPIHCVTCNCVFPSRNKLFEHLKATGHARATTTPTVNGPVNAKTKKEKRKNR